From the genome of Fusibacter sp. A1:
ATAAGTCACCACATAGTCATGTTCATCCAACAAGTCCAGTTCATCAATATAACGCTTGATTCCATGCAGCGGTCTCCCGGTTGCAAGCACTACTTTCTTCCCTATAGCCTTTAACGCTTCAATAGCGTCCAATGTCATTTTAGAAATGTTCTTATCTTCATTTAGTAAAGTTCCATCCATGTCAAGTGCGATTAGCTGATACATCATTTTCCTCCAGATTGTCTCAAACGTACTTAGCCATTATATACAGATACTCGTTTAAGTACAATTGGGGTAATTGACATACTTTTTAGGAATTATGTCAGCGAATCCTGATGGAATGATTATTTGATAAACTCAGCAATTTCCTTGACTGCAATGGCCTGTTGTTCACTTCGTGAAATCACAGCTGTACCATCACCTTCCTGCTCGCCGTAGTTTCCGAAGTAAGCATGGTTTCCACCGACAATTTCAACGACCTTTTCAGTCGTTTCAAGCTTTGCAAGATCGAGCATGATGTCTTCACTACCATAGACCACGAGCACATTTTCCTCTTTTTCATTCAGGGGATAGGCACCCAAAAGAATCAAGCCATCCACCTTCTCGCTATTGTCTTCCATATAGCTACTTGCCATCGCCCCACCTAATGAGTGCCCTGCAAGGTACCATCTTTCCATTTGCGGAAAATCGCCATAAATCTTGTCAGCCGCGTTTACATCAAATACCGCAAGATTCATCGGCATCTTCACCAAGACACATGTGTAACCCTGATCAGAAAGCTGCTTAAGTAGTGGCAGATATGCGACTGCTTCTACCTTTCCACCTGGGTAGAATATGATACCGGTATGTGCGTCATTATCCTTACTTGGATAAATGACGGTTGTGTTCTTGAGCACTTCTATCCTATTCTCTGCTTCTTGCATCAGCTCGTTAACATCCTCACTCGCTCTGTAATAATCAAGTGTGTAGATATAAAATCCGCCTATCGCCAAAATCAAAATCAAAATGATACCGAAAAGTAGGCTTTTTACAATTTTGATTGCCTTCGACTGACTGCTAAATTTTCTCATACTTCCTCCAGTGGCTTAACCTATCGCCTCTACTATTTTTATGATCGACATCTTGTAAACAAGTTCTGCACTATAAGTGAACGTCAGATCGACATGTCCAAAATTCGCAAATCTTCCATCATTTATCGCTTTGACAATATGGTTATGCGCCTGATACGCACCCTGCACAAGAGAATCCGATTGATTGACCGCAGTCTCCACCCCTACAAAGATACCCTTGTCGGCAAGATCGAACGCTTTCTCGTTTAACTTGACCGCCATCACATTGTTCAGCTCCGTAATTTTTTGTCGAACGGTTCCGTCAACCGGTATTCCCTTCTGGATACATGCCTGCTCGATAATCTGCTCGATAAATGAGATCAAATGGCTATGTACACCGACAACCATCACATAATCATAAGTCGTGTTCTTACTAAAACTCATTCGGTGCTTTCTGATTTTATCAACGTACTTCTCCAGCCGATGAACAACAGATGTCATATTAGGATTTTGAGGTAATACAACCTGCTTGATCATGAACTTTGCAAGTTCATCGTATTCATCCACATCAATTCCTAAAAAATCGACCTTCTTGGTCTTTACCTTGTTCCTGCCATCTAGCTCATAGGATTTCATTGCTTCTTGCATCGCATGATAATCAAAATCCACTAGCTCGATGCCAGAAAAATGGCTACTAAAAATCGTCAGGTCGATATCGTTGCAATACCCTGCTCCAAAAATAGCGATCGTCGTATCCCTATCCGTATTATTAACAATGAACTCAGTAAGCTCCTTACGGTAATCCATCCAAAGTTCTTTTGCATCATCCATAACCCGCTCTTTTTGTAATTCCTTCAATAGTTTCATCTTCTACACTCCATCTGCCAATCTCAACTAGGTGTTTTACTTTTTAGTCTACTATTATTATGTCAAATAATCGTCGAATTGCAAATGGTAGATCGAATGATTTGACTGTAATTTCCGTAACACCGATTAGTTTGTCTAATAAAGGTTATAAATTGACTATACGATAAACGAAATTTTTAAAACAAGGAGAAGCCATGAGAAAAATCAGTTTTGAAAAATTACATACCTATATGAAGGATGTCTTTATAGCCGTTGGACTAAGCGATGAAGACGCCACTCTTTGCGCCGATGTGCTGATCGCATCTGACATGCGCGGAATCGACTCGCACGGTATAGGAAGACTAAAACCGATCTATATCGACCGAATCATGGGGGGAATCATCAATCCCTTGACTGAGATCGACATCATAAGAGATGGTCCGACAACCGCGGTACTCGACGGCAACAACGGTATGGGACAAGTCGTGTCTAAAAAGGCCATGAAGATGGCGATCGACAAGGCAAAAAAATATGGAATGGGCATGGTGGCTGTCAGAAACTCAAATCATTATGGAATTGCAGGTTATTATGCCACCATGGCGACAGACGAGGGGCTCATAGGAATCACAGGCACCAACGCCCGCCCATCCATCGCTCCCACCTTCGGTATCGAAAACATGCTCGGAACCAATCCGCTTACCTTCGGTATCCCTACAGACGAGGCGTTTCCCTTTGTACTCGACTGCGCGACCTCAATCACACAGCGCGGTAAGATAGAAGTGTATCAGCGACTTGGAAAAGACTTACCAAAAGGTTGGGTGATCGGTGAAGACGGTGAGCCACGCACCGATACTGATCAGGTACTACTTGATCTGGTGACAGGCGGAGCGGCCCTTGCCCCTCTTGGCGGTATAGGAGACGAACTTGGCGGTCACAAAGGATATGGCTACTCGACCGTAGTCGAAATCCTATCTGCAGCACTGCAAGGTGGAGCTTTCCTGAAAGCCCTATCCGGTCATGATAATGGTAAAAAGGTACCCTACCGTTTAGGGCATTTCTTTATCGC
Proteins encoded in this window:
- a CDS encoding alpha/beta hydrolase, with amino-acid sequence MRKFSSQSKAIKIVKSLLFGIILILILAIGGFYIYTLDYYRASEDVNELMQEAENRIEVLKNTTVIYPSKDNDAHTGIIFYPGGKVEAVAYLPLLKQLSDQGYTCVLVKMPMNLAVFDVNAADKIYGDFPQMERWYLAGHSLGGAMASSYMEDNSEKVDGLILLGAYPLNEKEENVLVVYGSEDIMLDLAKLETTEKVVEIVGGNHAYFGNYGEQEGDGTAVISRSEQQAIAVKEIAEFIK
- a CDS encoding Ldh family oxidoreductase; protein product: MRKISFEKLHTYMKDVFIAVGLSDEDATLCADVLIASDMRGIDSHGIGRLKPIYIDRIMGGIINPLTEIDIIRDGPTTAVLDGNNGMGQVVSKKAMKMAIDKAKKYGMGMVAVRNSNHYGIAGYYATMATDEGLIGITGTNARPSIAPTFGIENMLGTNPLTFGIPTDEAFPFVLDCATSITQRGKIEVYQRLGKDLPKGWVIGEDGEPRTDTDQVLLDLVTGGAALAPLGGIGDELGGHKGYGYSTVVEILSAALQGGAFLKALSGHDNGKKVPYRLGHFFIAIDVNAFTELDDFKKTTGEILRALRASKVAPGHDRIYTAGEQEYLAFVERDVSGVPINEALEKDMQAIKDLLDVEIPF